One genomic region from Flagellimonas oceani encodes:
- a CDS encoding Lrp/AsnC ligand binding domain-containing protein produces the protein MKNNNNSVKIDGIDKKILRYLMEDARKPILEIARNIGISGAAIHQRLRKLESSGLISGSKFVINPKVLGYSTMAYIGIYLDKAMTNPKAVKQLKDIPEVLECHYTTGNWSILIKVLCQDNEHLMQVLNKKIQQIEGVSRTETFISLDQQIDRQIQI, from the coding sequence GTGAAAAACAATAACAATTCGGTCAAGATTGATGGTATCGACAAGAAAATTCTAAGATACCTTATGGAGGATGCCCGTAAACCCATCCTCGAGATTGCTAGGAACATCGGTATTTCTGGTGCGGCCATTCACCAAAGGTTACGTAAACTGGAAAGTTCAGGTCTGATATCAGGTTCCAAGTTCGTGATCAACCCAAAGGTTCTGGGATATTCCACCATGGCCTACATCGGTATTTATTTGGATAAGGCCATGACCAACCCCAAGGCCGTAAAACAGCTGAAAGATATACCCGAGGTACTGGAGTGCCACTACACCACGGGGAACTGGTCCATTCTTATAAAAGTACTGTGCCAGGACAACGAGCACCTGATGCAGGTACTCAACAAAAAAATACAACAGATCGAAGGCGTTTCCCGTACCGAGACCTTCATCTCTTTAGATCAACAAATTGATCGCCAAATACAGATTTGA